The Pieris brassicae chromosome 7, ilPieBrab1.1, whole genome shotgun sequence genome includes the window ATATGCCTATCGTTAAAACGatcgaaaaaaattacattcagCTTTGATAAAGGTTAATTGTGCTGGACTTTCTTAACTAGTGAATATAGTTCGTAACTACGCTAcgctatttaatataacatcaTCACTATCACGATCTCTAACACTAACCGGAGACGAAAGCTGCAgacgtatatttattaaaagagtTATAGACGATAACAGAAATGATGGAGATCTCGTTTCGAGAGATGAGGCACTCGACAATGGAAACGTGTCTCCACTCACTTAACACGTGGcgtgattataaaaatatttcataagtaGTAAAACTTTGTTCGAACAAAACGTGAGAGGAACGAGCTACGCCGGATCAGTGCGACCAGTGGCCGGCGTTCTGACGGTAAGGCGGAGGAGGCGGGGGTCCTGGCCGCGAGAGAGACCCGAGAGCCCCCGGGGGCTCGAAGCGGGCGGGCCCTCGGGGGACGTCGCGGAGACACGCCTGAGCCTCGGGTCAGGCGCAGCGTGCGCGCTTCGCCGGCGGTTCGCCCTCGCCGCTCCAGAAGGCGTATTCGGGCAGCCACTTGACGAGCTGCGCGTCGAAGAACTCTTCCAGACTCTTGGCGTCCCTGTACGGCTGCGACTCCACCTGCGAAGGAGGCCAGGTTACGAGGGACGAGGCGAGGCCGGGCGGGGCGGAGCGGAGGACGGATACGTACGGGGTTGCAGCGGTAGACGTTTCGGAAGAGCAGCCGCACGTCGGCCACAAACTGCGCCTCGTGCGTGTAGCGGTTCTCGGCTCTCGGCTGCAGCTTCATGCGGATCACGTCCAGGCACATGGCGCGCCCTCCCTGGCGACGCGGTCGCTTTAGTGATTACCAATTTCGATAAAGAGCTAGTCGGTCAACAACAAAGCAAACCTGCGGCTCCCGGAACGGTATCGACTGATCGACCTGGCAGTACAGCTCCAGCGTGATCCTCTCCACGATGCGCCTGCGCCTGCCGCTCAGCTCGCCAGGCGGCGTCGGGCCCTCTTCGGGCAGAGCCGCGAAGTTGACGCACAGCAGGCACTGCCACGACTCGGTCTCCCTGCGAACGAAGCGTTGAGTGGAACGAACGACCCGCGGAGTCCGAACGGAGCTCGGCGCGGAGCGGCACTCACTCGGGCAGCTTCTCGACGGCGGGGATGTGGCAATACTGGTGGAATACTTTGGGGCAGCGATCGCAGCACATGAGCTCGCCGCCGTCCATGCAGACCGCGCACCAGTCGTCGTTGGGGTCCGGGGGCCTGGCGTCCGTGGACGAGTGGACGGGGTCCGGCGATCTGCCCGCGCCCTCGGCCACCACCTGCACGCCGTTGGAGTCCAGCTTGGCGATCGTCGCCATCAGATCTCGCACGGACTCGGCGCACACCTTGTCCAGCTCCGACGACGCGCCGCCCTGAGGAACGTTCGTATCGTCTTATCGTTCATCACCTTCGACCGAAGCGCAGACGTCGAGGGAGAGACGTCTCACGCGTGAGAATAGAGATTCGACTCACGTTGAGGCTAGGACTAGGCGTCTTGGGGTTGGTGGAGGTGACGAGCGGCGTGCGCGCGGGTGTGGCGTGACGCGGGCCGAGAGTGATCTTAAACTCGGGCCCCGACGAGGGCGCCGAGGGACCCGCGCCGGTTACGCCTTCGCCGGACGCTGCAATCATTCTTAGGgtgtgaaataaaaataataaaataaattgaatgtcGGTAAAATGTGTGCTTAAGGACTTAACTCAgtcataaatatgtatattaatgtgTGCATTGAGCTTAAATACACACTGAATCGGGGTTGACTTTTGCTACGTGTTATTCTAAAGCTATGTACGGATCCGATATGTAGAGAAGAGTACGAGATACATCTCCATCTCCAGTCATATTCACCAAGAAACAGTTGCTGACGAGACAGGGTTGTAGATGGCGTCAGTCAGGTGTTGCTTCTTCCGAGTTCTCTTCTCTCCGCTCACTGTCAattcttatttacataaatattatcacaatacctactaatttttatttgcgtTAAATCTGAACACCGCGGGCTAAAGGTACTACATTATATTAGTCCCACTGTTATTCTATTCAATAAACCTCGGGCCGAGGGAAGCGAGGAGATAGTTACCCGAGCCGTGTCCGTGCTGCGGGATGTGCCACTTGGCGCCGGCGGGCGGCGTGTGCGCGGCGAAGGGGGTCGCGGGTGGTGCCGGCGAAGGGGTCCGGGGTCCGCCGCCGCGGCGCCCTCCGCTCGCGAACGCCACGTTGCCGTACGCGCCCATCACTGCACAAACGTCGTATCGTTACTTGGCGCCGACGAGGCGGACGCGCCGCGACCGAGGTCGGCCCGGCGGCATACTCACTGTGGTAGGCCTGATGGGCGTGAAGGGCTCGGCCGCTCGCCGCTCCGCCCGCCCCCGTCGCCGGCGCTGTCGCGCCGCGCCCCGACGCGTTGAGCAGCCCGCGCAGGTTCAACTCGTTCATACCTGCGTCGGAGCGAAGCGCACTTTTGAACGTCAGGCGACCGCCAGTTTCGGAAGTTTCCGAGCCGGACGTACCGTGCAAGTGATGGGGGTGCGTAGTGGAGGTGACGTGCGGGTGCCTGAGCGGCGTGTGCGGCCTCGAGCGCGCCAGGGGCAGGCCGTAGGCGCCTCCCGCGGCCACGTACGACTGGAACACGAGCGCACTTCCTCATCACTCTCGCtcactattaattattaataactaatttcAGAAATAAAGAACACGTCTCTTCCGTGGCACACGTTTAgaacaaatatttctattatttatatacctacCTGATACCGAGCCATCGTCTGAGACATGTAAGGAAACGCACCATTATCGCCACCGTTCATTTAGATCTTATAACAATGTCAAAGCCAGCCTAAAAATATACGTCATACGAGATAAATGATCACCTGATGCATGGCGACTTGCTGCAGCGCCAAGACTGCGGAGTGGGGCGCGGCCTGGTAAGTCCCGCCCGCCGCGACGGCGGTCGAGGGCGGCGGGGGAGCCGAAGGCGCCGCCGGAGCCCCGGGGCCGGCGCCGCCGCCGTCCACCTTGCCGTCCACGACGATGGCGCCGATCGTCGACAGGACTGGAACGAGCGAACGGCCGAATAGTCTCGGGCCCCTCGGGAGGGACGCGGAGACGAGTCGCGAGCGGACTCACCCCTGATGAGCTCGGGCAGCTTGTCCAGCTGCAGCGTGATGCGGACGGGAATCTCGGGATTGGGGATGTCGGCCCGGCGACTCTTGATGCGCTGCAGGTGCTGGCACACCGTGCGCTTGCCGTGCAGCACGGCCGTGTCGCTGCCCTGCTCGAGCGCGGCGCCAACGAAGCTCAGGCAGTGGTCTGTGATGGCGGCCAGCTGCTCGAGCGCGGCCTGCTTCTCCCCCAGCGTGCGCTGCTTGCCGTCGCAGACCTCGTTGAGCCTCAGCACCAGCTGCTTGCCGCGCGTGTTGATCGCGTTGGTCAACCTGCGACACGCCAGTCAGGCTTCAGCCGGCCCACTCGGATCGGGGCAAAGCGGATACGTAGGAGCACTAACTTGACGACGGTCTGCGTGATCTCGTGCACGAGCGCCTTCTTCTTGTCGGCGATGAGCTGTCGGCGGTCACGGATGACCTTCATGGCGGACCCGAGCAGCACGCGCTTGTAGCTGACCTCGGAGACCAGCGCGGCGATGGCGACCCGCGCCTGCGCGGCCATCTCGGTGCCGAACTGGTATTTGTGGTCGCGGTGGTGCTGCAGCTGGCAGTCGCGGCACGTCAGACGATCGCATGTCTCGCAGAACAGGCCCAGTTTTTCCTGTCACCGAGCGAGTCTTTCAGTCGACCTGAACGAGCATCGTCCGAAGCGATGGAACTTCAGTCCGCCGCCTTACGTTACCTGGGGATGGTCCCGGCAGTACATGTCTCGGTCGGATCGAGAGCCCTGCGCCGCCTGCAGCTCCATCACGGCCTCGTCTTTGCTCTTTATTGTGTGGTCCTTTGTTATCTTGAGCCTGGGTCATACAATATGGACTAAGCTAAGAGGATTTAGGTGCAATTGTcttattatacttaatattataatgttaatgaaacataattaaatgtcaCTGATGAAGATAAAGGATGCTGAAGTTCTTATAAATTAGTGACCTTTGATGTGCCTGCACACAGTTGTCGCAGATGAACTCAGCACAGTCCACACAATAGCTGGTGGCAGGTTCTGTGTCCTCACAGCTGTTGCACTGTTGTTCACTCCCTCCGGCTCCTAGAGGAAATCCAAATTCAAACGCCTAATAAAATCTATGaggttaaaattatatctttaagCTTTTGGTTTTAACTAATTTGTCTTACTTTTATTGACAGAACAAGGATTCCTGTCAGCACAAACGATTGTAAGTGATAATAAGATGGATTAGAATCATTAGTAATACCAGTGTTGCCGGCATGTTCAACAGAAACCTTCTCAAGAACAAATCTCTGGTCGATCATATTATTGGGTTGACACTGGAGCCTGCAAACTGCACACTGGATGGTGACACGGCCCGCTCCTAATTGGGAAGACATGTATAAAACTACATTtctatagtatttaaaataataattcaatgcAATAATGTAAGCAATTACTTAATAGAAAAACTCTTGgaaatagataaatttttagaaaaccttttatattatacctaactatgacataatttaatttaatttgtaattgtatttatttgtattgtaccTAAAAAGTCTCTGCTACCAGACAGTTTCTCTTCTACTTTAGCTTTAATACATGGCTCACACGCTGAATGAAGACATTCCATTAATTTAGGTATGCCTTCTGTTTGTGCCAGAACGGCTTGGCAAAAGACACACTTTATAGTGAGAAAGCTTGTTCGTACTGCTGGTGATACAAGTGAATCAGCCCCCTCCCCGCCTTCACCTTTACCCAATGCATCTGCACCACCACTGGTACCAGCACCAACTTGGCAACTCACCTGTAatatttagacaattttatGGATATAAACCGATATTACGGTATTAACTCTATATAACAACACTGAAGGGACTGtgcatttttgttatatagagAGTGCAGTTaaatctgaaaaataaatagtttatttcaGACTACTACTGTATTACtagttatgtatataaaaaaagaatctcATTTGCTATTGCCTATAGTCTGTTATTTTTGTCAGACGTCCTTTGCTGCACCAGTAATTttgctgtattttttatttattttattcacatcTTGCGACATTGAGGTATCTTGGTGAGAAATGATTTTCTTTCACTAACCATGTTTACAGTTTGAAAGTTGGTGAGCCActaagaatataataacatataaataatccaCGACTACTATTTAATAGTCTTGGTCAATAACATGTCAACatgtgcaagcaatcccaatttgtaaacaaatgaaCAAACTTCTAAGACAGTTTGTATGCAAAATGCCGTCAGTCGAGTTTTTTGCGGGCTaggaaataaaacaacaaaagaaCCTACATAGCTGCGCGGTTTTTACTCATTTTAGCAACtcaaaaagtactttattactcaatagTTGTCGTTACtgagagtgggtgtaatgctatgtagagtgtatcattgtatggaagacaagctaaaccaaccaaagccgaCGCGGCGTTTAGAGAGTTCGTCGTTAAATAGACGGATGTTACacggagtttacactgtatttaaaaacaaacttattatttaaggaattcaattattacatttaaattttccaaAGTATGTATTGGTACATTTTGgctaaacaatttgtttatacccatattaatttattatggtttaacataaataagttaattagTTCTTACATTAGGACGAGAAGACGCCGAGTTGTCGGTGAGTTCATCAAGTACTTCCTCTTTGATAGAAACACCGAGCAGGGGTCCTAGATCCATGAGTGCTCTCTCAATCTCCTCACCACAATCGCTGCCACCCGGGAACACACTTGAACTCTCCATTAAACTGATCTTGCACTAATCAGTATCACTTCTATTCTCATTTTATGTCATTTAGAAATGTTACGAGCACTTATACAGCGATTATGTTTTACCACATAAGTCCTAAAAAATAGAATcctttttgttttcatttaatttacttcGCTCCACACTGCTCAAAGCCCATGAAGACATTAATTATAGTCTATGAACTATGAAGTTTAAAGACATCTTTCATAGTTTTACTTGATTTGAGTAGAAGATGCAAAAACCCAGACCACAGATGAGTAAGTAATATGAAGTCTTTTGACATTTTAACTGTGGACTACAAACGATTATTGCTATATCTATGGGCTGTAAGAAACGGTGACAACACGGTTCTCAAAATGCCAATTACGTCAACTTCCGTCAAATATGAACTACCAAGTATCAAGTCCTACTTGATCTGttataaagtcaaaaatcaaaatattaaaatggctGACGGAACTCCGAGTAAAAGCGATATTGAAGCTATTTTTCAGAGATTACGATCTGTTTCAGCcaataaagtaagtttaatatgaaataactttTGTCGCCAGGTTTCAATTACCAttgaattttaacaattaatatcaTGTACAGATATGTTTTGACTGCAATGCAAAGAACCCTACGTGGTCGTCGGTGACGTACGGAGTTTTCATCTGCCTAGACTGCTCAGCGGTGCACCGGAGTCTTGGAGTGCACATAACCTTCGTACGGTCCACCCAGCTTGACACCAACTGGACATGGAAGCAATTAAGGAATATGCAGCTAGGTGGAAACGTAAATGCGGTACTTATCCAGTCCTTTTATGTATTCTTCCTGTATTACTGCTATTATGTTTCTGTGTTATTTACATTCTGTATTTTGTAGACTCAGTTTTTCCGTACACATGGGCTGGTAACCGACGATGCACGTCAAAAGTACAATTCAAGAGTTGCACAAATGTACAAAGACAAACTTAATACAATGTCTGAACAAGCCATGAAAACATATGGTACAAAAGTAAGTTGACCATAcccttattcataataaataaatcagacTAATTACGCCCATTTTAACTAGAGTCTATGGGAAGAGAATTAAGTTAACTAATATCAAGCAGGAGCTATGCATCCTTTTTTCTTatcaacaaaaattattacattacaaaaaagAACTTAAGGTTATGTGGAATTTCTAATCAAATTGTGATTTGTGATcagttgatattttaatttcatatattactAGCGAACCCTACAGATGTTGCCCTGTACACACTTGTGtccttaatacaaaatttcaaacTTATAAAACATCTAACTGTAAATAATCTGAACTGTTCTCGAATCCACCTAACTTAAACATTCATCAAAATTGGTCCACTCATTTATTGCATACCAGGTTTGTCGGGAACGATGTGGTTGTCTTGTTCATGGTATTGTTAATGATAATATCGTGATAACCTAATATAATCTCCAAATAAACACATCAAGTTCaacttctaattttaaaatttattatattaatgtaattatgttTAGCTGTAAGTTGCGTTTTGTGTGTCTTGGTTCGTCTCCTGGCCCTAAGCTTCCTACCCACCAATTTACAGACGAATCGGTTCAGCCATTCTCAagttgacatttgacatttagttagttagttactaaaaaatttaatttttactatctTTGCCTATtctcttgaaaaaaaaaggtaatatatatttgtagtataataaattttttactaGCTACATTTGGAACCTGCAACAGCTGAGAAAGAAAACAAGTCAACTAAGGAGGTAGACTGGTTTGCAGAACATACTGATGGCACTAACATTGACTCAGAGGTATTCACCCTGTCCCTGCCATACTACTTGGCTGGTGGTTGGGACTTctaacaaatacattttaatcacCATTGCACTTTTTTCATTTGATGCTATTAATCACCTAATTACAATTGTGTTTGAGAggattttttttgataattatcaacaataaaaagataataatggAATTTAACCAGTTAATACTTCcaaattttaagaatttttattgtcTTGATTCAAATGCATGGCCTTTTAACAAAACCGTAGAATCTGaagaattttttgtttttgcacACTTCCAAAGTATCTTCATTAATGCTGTGCTGTTTATAGATATTGTTCGatacatatagatattatcgttcaaacaataaaaagtgATTATGAATATGATGTTGTTATGCTTcatgaaatgttatttaatttgaacgGCGTCTAGAGTTATAACAttctcattttaaaaatttgttccaTGGGGACTGCTGCGTCATCTTCTAATTGATGGCCCTTGAGATGTTCCTCTAGTAGGTCTCCCCATGATAATAGGTAGAAATCACTAGGAGCTTCTTGAATGGCAGCCATCGCAACTGGACTTCTGCGAAGGGGGTGTAATGTATAAAATCAGCccctaaagaaatattttattaccacgcaaatttaaattttatccaCTTGTTTAAAACACTttcttttctaaaaaataaatgagaaTTGATTGTTCTTTATTATGGTAATGTTATCATTCCAAAGAAATATCGTATCGCTTCATCGCTATTTATCGAATATAACATATCGTTCGCACAGGCCTACTCCGCGGCGGTGACTACGGTGAACAATTTCAGCGAAGAAGCTCGGCTCTGGGGCGCGAAAGATTCTGAAGACGCGCGGCCGACGAGCGGAGCCACATCGAGACAAACGGCGAGGAGGACAGTTAGTACCGTTGTAGTGATCGCTTTGATTGTACGTTTAGGCGATCGGCCCtggaatattgaaataattagaaaacttTGTCTCCGAAGCTAGGTGCTCGCAAAGGAGGCCTAGGTGCGACCAAGGTGGCCGCCAACTTCGACGACATCGAGCGAGAAGCTATGATGGCCGAAAAGCTGAGAATGGAGGTCAGTCTGTTGCCATCCTATAATTAATGAGTACGAGCTAAAAGCGGAGACCTAAACGGGACCTGACGCGTTGCAGACGCCGGCCGCCCGGGCCCAGCCTACGGCCGAGGCAGTCGCCGAGGAGGTGGCCGCTCTGCGTTTGCAGTACCGCcccgaccaggcccggcagcACGCCGACAGACTCGGCATGGCCAACACTGCGGCTCGAGACCGGTATTTCGAATGCTTTTCTTTCGATTCATCACAATTTTTATGGTCAAATTTGACATTCAACCGTCGCTAACGTCGCAGAGGCGGAGTGTCGCACAGCGCCACGCACGCCATGCAGAGCATCGAGCAGGAGGACGCGTCCTCCGCCGCCGACGCGCCCGACGTGGACGACTTCGCCGCCGCTTTCACCATGATCAGGtaggtggtggtggtggtggtcGCGTGGTTTTTCCGCAGACGATCACAATCACGCTCAAACCGACTCGTGACGTCGAAAAATGTGCAGAAATGAGCCGTTCGGTCGCGGCTGTGACTTCGGCGGCGGCGAGACCGAGCGTCAGATCGTCCCGGAACCCGGGCGGTTCTCGCGCCCCCCGCCGAGCTCCGAGCCCCGCCGCGCCCCTCGCTCCCGAGCTCGCGACGACGACGACGACTCCGCCGTCAAGAAGTTCGGCTCCGCCAAATCCATCAGCTCAGCGCAGTTTTTCGGCGATCAGGTGAGTGACGGCCGGGCGGCGAAGCCGCGTTTCGCTCGAGAGCGGAACTGGATAGTCTTAACCTCGATAATGCGCAGGAGTCTCGCGGCGACGAGTCGGCGCTGTCACGGTTCTCGGGAAGCTCGCACATCTCGTCGGCTGAGCTGTTCGGCGGCGCCGCCCCTCGCCAGCCCGCCTTCGCGGTCTCCGCGCCGGACCTCGACGACGTGAGTTTCCTCCTCCGTACTACGTGAGTTTCCTACTACGTACGCCCTTCGGTCGAACGCTAAAGTCGCCGAACGTCGACAGGTCCGCGAGTCGGTGCGCATGGGCGTGACGCGCGTGGCCGGGCGCCTGTCGTCGCTGGCCAACGGTGTGGTGTCGTCCATCCAGGAGAAGTACGGCTACTGATGGCCGTCTGCGGAGGGCGACTGTTGCATTTTGTCATTTCAATATCTCCAAAATATCAAAGCAATCGAAGGAGCGATTATTAACTTTGTATTTATTCTACAACATTTTGCATATTCTTGTACATTTGTAAGTATCATGCTTCCATCGTAAGCTTTTCATGATGTGACTTGCGACTCGGTCCTTCGCTGAAAACATTCCACAAACCGGGAATATGAATCGTGAGCGGCTCCACGATGTTGACATTgtatatattcaattttagaaaaaataaacaaatgcgTTTTTCGATATTTATTTGGTACTTTGTGAATACTGGTGAACCTCTATGCTCTATTATGATtggattaataaaaatatattttctatacattattgtatatttcgacaaaataataaatcatcaaATCTTTTTAGCTACAATACAAAGGTTTTCCAGTGAGACCGTGTCGGGGACGAAGTATGTCAGACGGGCGTCGAAACCGCACTCTCTGAGGTAGAGCACCCGGCCCCAGTCGAGGATGGCCTTGGCCCGACGCCCGACTTCTTCCCGCCGACGGCGCGAGTCTCTCTGGACAGAGTCGGGCTTCGGCCCGTCGACGATTCGCTTCCCTCGATCGTCCCGGCTGCGCCCGTCCCCGCAGGTGGCCCACGAGACGATACCTATCATTATGTTAAACTCTCTTTTATCAATTCCCAGTTCCTGAAATGCGATAATTTCACTCATTACTTTTCTCCAGCGCgggcctgacacacgccacaGAGCGAGTCTAGCGATCGGGCTGACATAGGTCTATACATATAGCCTGAAAGAACACTGCCAACTTTGGTAGGAAACTTTACTCAAGCTAATTCTACACTAAACTTTTACGTTTTCACACTGTAGTCAGCGCTCACCATCAGATGTTTGTGAGCTACATATCCATTTGAGCTGCAGCGGTGGTGGCAGCAAGTAGCTATGAGCACGCCACGAGTTTTCGGCAGCGTATTGGCCGATGAGAGACAGCGCAGCGAGAAATCTAACAACACAATGTGTGGTTATGGCGACA containing:
- the LOC123711662 gene encoding ADP-ribosylation factor GTPase-activating protein 2 isoform X3, with the translated sequence MADGTPSKSDIEAIFQRLRSVSANKICFDCNAKNPTWSSVTYGVFICLDCSAVHRSLGVHITFVRSTQLDTNWTWKQLRNMQLGGNVNATQFFRTHGLVTDDARQKYNSRVAQMYKDKLNTMSEQAMKTYGTKAYSAAVTTVNNFSEEARLWGAKDSEDARPTSGATSRQTARRTKTLSPKLGARKGGLGATKVAANFDDIEREAMMAEKLRMETPAARAQPTAEAVAEEVAALRLQYRPDQARQHADRLGMANTAARDRGGVSHSATHAMQSIEQEDASSAADAPDVDDFAAAFTMIRNEPFGRGCDFGGGETERQIVPEPGRFSRPPPSSEPRRAPRSRARDDDDDSAVKKFGSAKSISSAQFFGDQESRGDESALSRFSGSSHISSAELFGGAAPRQPAFAVSAPDLDDVRESVRMGVTRVAGRLSSLANGVVSSIQEKYGY
- the LOC123712617 gene encoding E3 ubiquitin-protein ligase TRIM33, with amino-acid sequence MESSSVFPGGSDCGEEIERALMDLGPLLGVSIKEEVLDELTDNSASSRPNVSCQVGAGTSGGADALGKGEGGEGADSLVSPAVRTSFLTIKCVFCQAVLAQTEGIPKLMECLHSACEPCIKAKVEEKLSGSRDFLGAGRVTIQCAVCRLQCQPNNMIDQRFVLEKVSVEHAGNTGAGGSEQQCNSCEDTEPATSYCVDCAEFICDNCVQAHQRLKITKDHTIKSKDEAVMELQAAQGSRSDRDMYCRDHPQEKLGLFCETCDRLTCRDCQLQHHRDHKYQFGTEMAAQARVAIAALVSEVSYKRVLLGSAMKVIRDRRQLIADKKKALVHEITQTVVKLTNAINTRGKQLVLRLNEVCDGKQRTLGEKQAALEQLAAITDHCLSFVGAALEQGSDTAVLHGKRTVCQHLQRIKSRRADIPNPEIPVRITLQLDKLPELIRVLSTIGAIVVDGKVDGGGAGPGAPAAPSAPPPPSTAVAAGGTYQAAPHSAVLALQQVAMHQTMARYQSYVAAGGAYGLPLARSRPHTPLRHPHVTSTTHPHHLHGTSGSETSETGGRLTFKSALRSDAGMNELNLRGLLNASGRGATAPATGAGGAASGRALHAHQAYHMMGAYGNVAFASGGRRGGGPRTPSPAPPATPFAAHTPPAGAKWHIPQHGHGSASGEGVTGAGPSAPSSGPEFKITLGPRHATPARTPLVTSTNPKTPSPSLNGGASSELDKVCAESVRDLMATIAKLDSNGVQVVAEGAGRSPDPVHSSTDARPPDPNDDWCAVCMDGGELMCCDRCPKVFHQYCHIPAVEKLPEETESWQCLLCVNFAALPEEGPTPPGELSGRRRRIVERITLELYCQVDQSIPFREPQGGRAMCLDVIRMKLQPRAENRYTHEAQFVADVRLLFRNVYRCNPVESQPYRDAKSLEEFFDAQLVKWLPEYAFWSGEGEPPAKRARCA
- the LOC123711662 gene encoding ADP-ribosylation factor GTPase-activating protein 2 isoform X1; this encodes MADGTPSKSDIEAIFQRLRSVSANKICFDCNAKNPTWSSVTYGVFICLDCSAVHRSLGVHITFVRSTQLDTNWTWKQLRNMQLGGNVNATQFFRTHGLVTDDARQKYNSRVAQMYKDKLNTMSEQAMKTYGTKLHLEPATAEKENKSTKEVDWFAEHTDGTNIDSEAYSAAVTTVNNFSEEARLWGAKDSEDARPTSGATSRQTARRTKTLSPKLGARKGGLGATKVAANFDDIEREAMMAEKLRMETPAARAQPTAEAVAEEVAALRLQYRPDQARQHADRLGMANTAARDRGGVSHSATHAMQSIEQEDASSAADAPDVDDFAAAFTMIRNEPFGRGCDFGGGETERQIVPEPGRFSRPPPSSEPRRAPRSRARDDDDDSAVKKFGSAKSISSAQFFGDQESRGDESALSRFSGSSHISSAELFGGAAPRQPAFAVSAPDLDDVRESVRMGVTRVAGRLSSLANGVVSSIQEKYGY
- the LOC123711662 gene encoding ADP-ribosylation factor GTPase-activating protein 2 isoform X2, with amino-acid sequence MADGTPSKSDIEAIFQRLRSVSANKICFDCNAKNPTWSSVTYGVFICLDCSAVHRSLGVHITFVRSTQLDTNWTWKQLRNMQLGGNVNATQFFRTHGLVTDDARQKYNSRVAQMYKDKLNTMSEQAMKTYGTKLHLEPATAEKENKSTKEVDWFAEHTDGTNIDSEAYSAAVTTVNNFSEEARLWGAKDSEDARPTSGATSRQTARRTLGARKGGLGATKVAANFDDIEREAMMAEKLRMETPAARAQPTAEAVAEEVAALRLQYRPDQARQHADRLGMANTAARDRGGVSHSATHAMQSIEQEDASSAADAPDVDDFAAAFTMIRNEPFGRGCDFGGGETERQIVPEPGRFSRPPPSSEPRRAPRSRARDDDDDSAVKKFGSAKSISSAQFFGDQESRGDESALSRFSGSSHISSAELFGGAAPRQPAFAVSAPDLDDVRESVRMGVTRVAGRLSSLANGVVSSIQEKYGY